A genomic stretch from Fusobacterium simiae includes:
- a CDS encoding serine hydrolase, with product MEKYMEWKEKIKKIISQSEGQVCVNFYDLDRKEGFSIDGDKKVLSASMIKLLIIAELMRQVSENKFSLSDKITVTEVMKTGGDGILKELESNHHFTIKELATLMIIVSDNEATNVLIDFLGMNNINQMAKNLGLKETYLGRKMMDTEARKNGYDNYTCANDISLLLKLIYQEKLINKEASQLILDILLKQQQGERLQRYLPSDIKIAHKCGDLNNLENNGGIIYLSNKTYILVVLTSGISNLKGKQTIGKISKFIYDKLGE from the coding sequence ATGGAAAAATATATGGAATGGAAAGAGAAAATTAAAAAAATTATATCACAATCAGAAGGACAGGTTTGTGTAAACTTTTATGATTTAGATAGAAAAGAAGGTTTTTCCATAGATGGAGATAAAAAAGTTTTGTCAGCTAGTATGATAAAACTGTTAATAATAGCAGAATTAATGAGGCAAGTTTCTGAAAATAAATTTTCTCTTTCAGATAAAATTACTGTAACAGAAGTTATGAAAACAGGTGGAGATGGAATTTTAAAAGAACTAGAAAGTAATCATCACTTTACTATAAAAGAACTTGCTACACTTATGATTATTGTAAGTGATAATGAAGCCACAAATGTTTTAATTGATTTTCTTGGGATGAATAATATCAATCAGATGGCTAAAAACTTAGGATTGAAAGAAACATATTTAGGAAGAAAAATGATGGACACAGAGGCAAGAAAAAATGGATACGATAATTACACCTGTGCCAATGATATTTCATTACTATTGAAACTTATTTATCAAGAAAAATTAATAAATAAAGAAGCTAGTCAGTTGATATTAGATATTTTGTTAAAACAACAACAAGGAGAAAGACTACAAAGGTATCTTCCAAGTGATATAAAGATAGCACATAAATGTGGAGATTTAAATAATTTAGAAAATAATGGTGGAATTATATACCTTTCAAATAAAACTTATATTTTAGTTGTTTTAACAAGTGGAATATCAAATTTAAAAGGAAAGCAAACAATAGGAAAAATTTCTAAATTTATATATGATAAATTGGGGGAGTAG
- a CDS encoding DUF3870 domain-containing protein yields MNNKTIYITGEARTTIDNAITKMFGTFYIAFEVILSTDEIIDMDCNATLTLTREFIKRIFLHHNIITDEEMLKKEIATRYFGSSSKAILTAYHDALQHYRKIKESLKEKR; encoded by the coding sequence TTGAATAATAAAACAATATATATTACTGGTGAAGCAAGAACAACAATAGATAATGCTATTACTAAAATGTTTGGAACATTCTATATTGCTTTTGAAGTGATTTTATCAACAGATGAGATTATAGATATGGATTGTAATGCTACATTAACTCTTACAAGAGAATTTATTAAAAGAATTTTTTTACATCATAATATTATAACTGATGAAGAAATGTTAAAAAAAGAAATAGCAACAAGATATTTTGGTTCATCAAGTAAAGCTATTTTGACTGCATATCATGATGCATTGCAACATTATAGGAAAATAAAAGAAAGCCTTAAAGAAAAGAGGTGA
- a CDS encoding DUF819 family protein yields MVINNGFTYIAFLMCLAGCLLLLEKYSKWRIFNVVPALVFIYVFNMIFCTMGLFDSEACSKAYSVLKNNLLYAMIFVMLLRCDFRKLAKLGGRMVAIFLACSITLFVGFIVGYPIFKSFLGADVWGAVAALYASWVGGSANMAAMQAALPVDAGAYSCALALDTVCYSVWIALLLLMVRYSSKWDNATKADTSKLQAVADAAAKEVANEKKTAGAADWVFLIGISLMVSAVSQMIGGALQSSFASVGLEMFDKGTITTVFVTVLGLICALTPLGKLPAVEELSTVYLYAVVSLLASTASVVDLLTAPMWIVYGLFILVIHVVLMFVLSKIFHWDLCMVSTASLANIGGSASAPIVASAYNPSYAGIGVLMGVLGAAIGNFFGLGIGQILKMMS; encoded by the coding sequence ATGGTTATTAATAATGGATTTACTTACATTGCATTTTTAATGTGTCTTGCTGGTTGTTTATTATTGTTAGAAAAATATTCTAAATGGAGAATATTTAATGTGGTTCCAGCCTTAGTTTTTATTTATGTATTTAATATGATTTTTTGTACTATGGGACTTTTTGATTCTGAAGCCTGTTCAAAAGCATATAGTGTATTAAAAAATAATTTACTATATGCAATGATTTTTGTAATGCTTCTTCGTTGTGATTTTAGAAAACTTGCAAAATTAGGTGGAAGAATGGTAGCTATTTTCTTGGCATGTTCTATAACATTGTTTGTAGGTTTTATTGTGGGCTATCCTATTTTTAAAAGTTTTTTAGGAGCAGATGTTTGGGGAGCAGTTGCAGCATTATATGCTTCTTGGGTAGGAGGTTCTGCAAATATGGCTGCAATGCAGGCAGCTTTACCAGTAGATGCTGGAGCATATAGTTGTGCTTTGGCATTAGATACAGTTTGTTATTCTGTGTGGATAGCATTACTACTTCTTATGGTTAGATATTCATCAAAATGGGATAATGCAACTAAGGCAGATACTTCTAAATTACAAGCAGTTGCAGATGCAGCAGCAAAAGAAGTGGCAAATGAAAAGAAAACAGCTGGAGCAGCAGATTGGGTATTTTTAATTGGAATTTCTTTAATGGTTTCTGCTGTATCTCAAATGATAGGTGGAGCTCTTCAAAGTAGTTTTGCTTCTGTCGGTTTAGAAATGTTTGACAAGGGAACTATAACTACTGTTTTTGTGACAGTATTAGGACTTATATGTGCTTTAACTCCACTTGGAAAACTTCCAGCAGTTGAGGAACTATCTACTGTTTACCTATATGCAGTGGTATCATTGTTGGCTTCAACAGCTTCTGTTGTAGATTTATTAACAGCACCTATGTGGATAGTTTATGGATTATTTATTTTGGTTATACATGTTGTACTTATGTTTGTACTTTCAAAAATTTTCCATTGGGATCTATGTATGGTTTCAACAGCTTCTCTTGCCAATATAGGTGGTTCTGCATCAGCTCCAATAGTAGCTTCTGCATATAATCCATCTTATGCAGGTATAGGAGTTCTGATGGGAGTTCTTGGAGCAGCTATTGGTAATTTCTTTGGACTTGGAATAGGACAAATATTGAAGATGATGTCATAA